In the bacterium genome, one interval contains:
- a CDS encoding anthranilate synthase component I family protein, with the protein MEPAAQASDKRLSLTGAAMELSYDLGEMPHLYRALSAFDPVAFLESREGTEKNARYGIVAARPLLTVTGKGSDYEVVDDSGVKTAHSVRDPLQLLRSLQPDVHLPDMLDHYRYVAGWVGSLGYEVCEMFEGIERAPADDIDLPDTIFYLPSLVILKDATIRRLTLVCVERSEAAARQLMEEVSNLLAEHPPEDAPVLNGEERVATTSFPEADFLSAVSESRRLIHDGELIQVVLSRRWEVDGAPDPEAVYGVLSDLNPSPYHFYLKMPGGVLFGASPELLVRKEDEVLTVRPIAGTRPRGSNKEEDAALEKEMMEDPKERAEHTMLVDLGRNDLGRVSDPGSVEVTRRMLVERYSHVMHLVSEVRSRIAEGKDSFDVVRSCFPAGTVSGAPKIRAMQIIAELEPVVRGPYAGGVGYFDVRGNMDFCITIRSIFYSGGKAYIQSGAGIVADSVPERERDEIAHKAAAMVRAFGKVRFEEETRAQGVKPSRGAERREPEAGSLEPGENPTERQPRRKDY; encoded by the coding sequence ATGGAACCAGCTGCTCAAGCTTCCGATAAAAGGCTTTCGCTCACAGGCGCGGCCATGGAGCTGTCCTACGACCTTGGCGAAATGCCTCATCTGTACAGGGCACTTTCCGCCTTCGACCCTGTCGCTTTTCTCGAGAGCCGTGAAGGGACCGAGAAGAACGCCAGGTACGGTATTGTCGCCGCGCGGCCTTTGCTGACTGTCACGGGGAAAGGCAGCGATTACGAGGTCGTGGATGATTCGGGTGTGAAAACCGCTCACAGTGTCCGAGACCCTCTGCAGCTGCTTCGTTCATTGCAGCCCGATGTCCATCTGCCGGATATGCTGGACCACTACCGTTATGTCGCAGGGTGGGTGGGATCCCTTGGTTATGAGGTTTGTGAGATGTTTGAAGGGATCGAGCGGGCCCCGGCTGACGATATTGATCTGCCCGATACAATTTTCTACCTGCCCTCCCTGGTGATCCTCAAGGATGCCACGATCCGGCGGCTCACCCTTGTGTGCGTCGAAAGGAGTGAGGCTGCGGCTCGGCAATTGATGGAAGAGGTGTCAAATCTTCTGGCGGAACATCCTCCCGAGGATGCTCCTGTTTTGAACGGTGAGGAGAGGGTAGCTACGACCAGCTTCCCGGAAGCGGATTTTTTAAGCGCGGTATCAGAATCCAGAAGGCTTATTCATGATGGGGAACTGATCCAGGTTGTCCTTTCCAGAAGGTGGGAAGTGGATGGAGCCCCGGATCCGGAAGCTGTTTATGGGGTGCTGTCTGACCTTAACCCATCCCCCTACCATTTCTACCTCAAAATGCCCGGTGGAGTTCTTTTTGGAGCTTCCCCCGAGCTGCTGGTTCGGAAGGAGGACGAGGTCCTTACCGTTCGGCCAATTGCCGGGACAAGACCCAGAGGTTCCAATAAAGAGGAAGATGCTGCTCTTGAAAAAGAGATGATGGAAGACCCCAAAGAGAGGGCCGAGCACACCATGCTGGTTGATCTGGGACGGAACGATCTGGGTCGTGTGTCTGACCCGGGCAGCGTTGAGGTTACCAGGAGGATGCTTGTTGAGCGATATTCTCATGTCATGCACCTTGTTTCAGAGGTCAGGTCGCGAATAGCCGAAGGCAAAGACTCCTTTGATGTGGTTCGGTCCTGCTTTCCGGCCGGGACTGTCTCGGGGGCACCCAAGATCAGGGCCATGCAGATCATAGCTGAACTGGAACCGGTGGTGCGGGGGCCTTACGCGGGAGGCGTGGGATATTTCGATGTGCGCGGCAATATGGATTTCTGCATTACCATAAGGTCTATCTTCTACTCTGGAGGAAAGGCATACATTCAGTCAGGAGCCGGGATCGTCGCCGACTCGGTTCCCGAGCGGGAGCGGGATGAGATCGCCCACAAGGCGGCCGCTATGGTAAGGGCGTTTGGGAAAGTGAGGTTTGAAGAGGAAACCAGGGCGCAGGGCGTAAAACCATCGCGTGGTGCGGAAAGACGGGAGCCAGAAGCCGGGAGCCTGGAGCCGGGAGAAAACCCGACTGAGCGACAGCCTAGGCGAAAAGACTACTGA
- a CDS encoding secondary thiamine-phosphate synthase enzyme YjbQ, whose translation MIKDEIPVVTSGELDVVDITGEIGQSINRSGISDGVAHLFVAGATAALTTIEYEPGAVADLQQAISRMVPMEMEYAHNARWGDGNGHSHIRAAMLGPDITVPVRNGSLLLGTWQQIILVEFDTRSRNRKVHLTVMGEGTLKEV comes from the coding sequence ATTATTAAGGATGAGATCCCTGTTGTTACCAGTGGTGAGCTGGACGTAGTAGATATCACCGGGGAGATCGGGCAGTCCATCAACAGGTCTGGTATCAGTGATGGGGTGGCCCATCTTTTTGTAGCGGGGGCCACGGCGGCTCTTACCACCATCGAGTACGAACCCGGGGCTGTTGCGGACCTGCAGCAGGCGATTTCAAGGATGGTCCCCATGGAAATGGAGTACGCGCACAATGCCAGATGGGGAGATGGTAATGGGCACTCCCACATAAGAGCGGCTATGCTGGGTCCTGATATCACTGTACCGGTTCGTAACGGAAGTCTTCTGCTGGGAACCTGGCAGCAGATAATCCTGGTTGAGTTCGATACGAGGAGCAGAAACCGGAAAGTCCACCTCACCGTTATGGGGGAAGGTACTCTCAAAGAGGTTTAA
- the radC gene encoding DNA repair protein RadC produces MTRKDDRTGVTTLSPIIGHRAAREVLRHCGISDILHLDRQSLLRMRHIGPRRAEAILALPKLLQQLVYEPAEGLSISCSKDVYDLFRPRLVSLPREQFMVLTLNTRNRILSEDLCALGSVNTVHIHPSEVVRQAVIRSAPSIICLHNHPSGDPTPSLEDRLLTERISQASSLMGVRMLDHVIVAARSYYSFSDAGAL; encoded by the coding sequence ATGACCCGGAAAGATGACAGGACGGGAGTAACCACCCTTTCACCCATAATAGGCCACCGGGCGGCCAGGGAGGTGCTGCGCCACTGCGGCATCAGCGATATTCTTCACCTGGACAGACAAAGTCTTCTCAGGATGCGGCACATCGGCCCGCGCAGGGCTGAAGCGATCCTGGCTTTGCCAAAGCTGCTCCAGCAGCTGGTTTATGAACCTGCTGAGGGGCTGTCTATCTCCTGCAGCAAAGATGTGTATGACCTGTTCCGTCCCCGGCTGGTCTCTTTGCCCAGAGAACAGTTTATGGTTCTCACCTTGAACACACGCAACAGGATCCTTTCCGAGGACCTTTGTGCCCTGGGAAGCGTCAACACTGTCCATATTCATCCCTCTGAAGTGGTCAGGCAGGCGGTTATCAGGTCCGCCCCCAGCATCATATGCCTCCACAACCATCCATCGGGAGATCCGACACCATCACTGGAAGACAGGCTTCTCACCGAAAGGATAAGCCAGGCATCCTCCCTCATGGGGGTAAGGATGCTGGACCACGTGATCGTAGCCGCGCGGTCTTATTATTCTTTTTCGGACGCGGGCGCGTTGTAG